The window CTGTCATGCATTTCCTACATCTGAGCATGTTAGGATGGGTATGTTTGGTGCAATGATTATTGATCCTGCAATACGTCCAATGGAACCTGCAAGAGAATATTTTTTCACATTAAGTGAGTTTGATCCTACCAATGCTTTGGAATATTTTACAGAATACTATCCAATTAACGGATATGCAGGACAATACATGGATCATCCAATCAAGGTTGTATCTGGGGAATTGAATAGGTTTTACGTAGTAGGAATTGGCGGAGTATTACAATCCCCATTTCACATACACAGTACTATCATGCAAGTATATCCGTCAGGGATTCTATGGAATGAACCTTATTTTGCACAAACTCATTTGATTGGAAATGGTGATACTGCAATAATTGAAGCAACTTGGGATACTCCTGGAAAATACCTCTTTCATGTTCATGGCATTCAGGAAGAACGTGGCTCTATGGCGATAATTGAGGTGTTAGAAGATGATTCATCATTAAAGGATATTCAAACACCAAGCAATAACAAAGGAAGTTATTCAATGATCAAGTGGCAAGAAGACTTGATTAAAACACTGGAGGCTCCTGAATTAATCATCTATGAAAATCTTGGAGAAGTCAAAGTCAGTACTGCTGAAAAAATCAACACTGACAAAATAACAATTGCTAAAGATTCTTGGAATCCTGACATTGTAGAATCTTATGCCCCTACGTCAATTGAAATATCCTCTGGCACTACAGTTACTTGGACTAATGTTGATTCTGTAGTGCATACTGTAACAGATAATGAAGATTCTTTTGATTCAGGATTTATTCAAGCAGGAAATACTTGGAGTTATACATTCAAACATCCTGGAGAAATTGATTATTTGTGTACCTTACATCCGTGGATGACTGGTACAGTTTCTGTGAAATAATTGGCTTGATGTCATCGTTGAAAGATGTATTGTGATTTTAAATAATATGTTGGAGAATATTTTGTGATGTTATTATCTAGAGAAGATTTAGAATTGAAACTTGAGGACAATAAAACAGATTTAGATACTGTTGAACAGATTTTACAATACTATGATGATGCTAAAAAATATCGACAACTTAGAGAAAAAATTAATGAAATAGAAACTGATTCTTATCTTCTAGATAGGTTGGAAGCATGCGATACTTCAGGTGCTGCTGAAATTCTCATGAATTTCTTATCCGAAAAATAATTGGTTGATGTTACATGAGTGCTACAAATCAATTACGTGCAGATCATGATCAGGTAAAACGACTAGAAAAAATAGTCTTCAAATGCTCTGATGAATTAAAACAAGGGACTGACATCCCTTTTTCTGATTTGACAAAGATTACTATTGTAATTTCAGAATTTGTAGATACCATTCACCATTCTAGGGAAGAGGATTTCTATTTTCCTTGTGTTGCAAGTCACGAATCTCTAAAAGATGAAATTCATAGGTTTCTAGTAGAACATGAATTTGGTAGAAATGTGGCACGACTGATTTCACGTCATCTTAAACTATGGAAAACTGGATCTGATGAACGAGAACCTGTTTCAAGATATCTCAAAGCATATGGTGTGTTTCTCAAAGATCATCTACACAAAGAAAACAAGTTTTTTGATGATGCTGAGGCTCAGGTATTGACAAAACAAGAAGAATCTGAGATGTATGAGGAATACAAGTCTGTATTTGCTATCGTAAAAAAAGCTGAAGATATGATATTGGAGATTGATTCTTTAGAGTCTTGTTCTTGGTATCAAAAATAAACTGCTGTATGCCTGAGCCAAATCTAAATTTCAACTAGCTTTTTAGTACATGTGTAAATTGATAGTGTATGGTTGATCTGATTGATGAGACTGCAGATTATGTACTGGAGCTTTCCAGTCCTCAAAGACTGAATATTCTGTTTAAATTATTGGGTAAAAATTTGACTCCTTCAACCTGTGCTAAGGAAGTTGATGCAACAAGACAGGAGGTTCATAGGAATTTCACCCGTCTTGAAAAAAATGGATTGATAAAAAAAACAATGGATGGCACATATGCATTAACAACATTTGGAAAAAGTATTTGCACCCAAGTTCCGTCTTTAGTGTTTCTTATGCAAAACAGGAAATACTTTGAGAATCATGATTTTGGCGATATTCCTAACAAATTCAATATGAGATGTGGTCAACTTGCAATTAGTAATCGTGTCAAAGGAGTATCCAAAGTCTTAGAACAATGGAAAAATATCTATAAAAATTCTGAAGATTATATTTATGAGGTAATACCTGAGGTGCCTCTTGACATTATTGAACCTCTTGTAAAGCAAGTAAAAAATGGTGTTAAATTCCATTATATTTTTTCAGAATCTACAGTTGTTCCAAAGGGAAGAAAGGCTCTTTTGAAAAAATTGGGATTTGATAAATTAATTGAAAAAGGATTGGTTGAACGTAGAATGGTTGCAAAAATTCAAACTACGCTTGTTCTTAATGAAAAAGAAGCATGTGTAATGTTCCCTGGAAATGAAGGTGAACCAGACATAACTGAAATGTTTTATTCTGATGATCCACTGTTTCATGAATGGTGTCTTGATTATTTCAGATATTGTTGGTATGGATCTGACATATTCAAAGAAAGCAAGCTAAAAGAATAAAAGAATAAAAAAATAGTGTTGTTAGCCTAAAATTCCGCTATCAACAAGATATGCTCCAGCTCCTATTCCCATCACTATGCCCATTCCCATGCATAGAAGATCGAATTTGACGACCTTTTTGAAAGGAGCATGAACCATCATGTCCCATGTTGAGATATTTGTTTTCATGGTTATTGTTAATGCTAATAATACATAGTATGTGGTAAAAACAACACATTACGTGTAAGCTGAGTAGCTGACAATGACTAATCATCCAATTATTTTTATGAATGAAATGGCAAAAAAAGTGACCATTGTATTGGACGATGACCTTGTAAAAAAATTAAGGGTGATTCAATCTGATATGATAATAAAATTACAAAAACCTGTTCCTTTTTCAAAACTAATTGTTTACATGCTTAGAAAGGCTTTGACACCAAAGTTGCCATGATCTTATTGTCTTCACCATCGTTTAAAAGACGATTAAGCTTTGTTACATTTTCATTGATGTTATTGTATATTTTTGGACTGATAAATATTGAGCATTCGTATTTGGGATTACCTTCCCCTCTTTTTGAAATTACATATGAATCCAAACTCGTATTTGATGTTATTTTTTGGATAATTGTTTGTCTTTTGGCATTGGAGTTGGTGATTGCCTATATCAAAATACGAAATACCAAAACTTTTCTAAAAAAATATTGGCTTGAGATGATTTTACTTATTTTTATGCCTGTTTTTGCTGGATTTAAGATGTTGAAAATTACTTTGAAAGTTTTAAAACAAATCAAAGTAGGAAAAACTGCATTTAAGATATTTCAAAAAATAAAGAAGATTTAGTTATTGGAATAAATCTTAACTCGACTTGAGAATTTCTTTTGCTTTAGATATTATTTTGTAATAATCTGCTTCTGGTTCGGTGCTGATTAACATTAGTTCATTTTTATTTATCGGGATGGTGATCATTGTAACTTTGTCATATTCTGTTACAGCTGATTTTTCATTACCTATCTTATGTGCTAGATTTGTATTCTTACCCGATCTGTCTAAAGTGTAATGAATTGACATCATCATTTCGTCCTTGCTTAGAAATTTATCTTCTGGATTTTTTGAGATATCGTTTATAATTCCACAAAAGCGAATACTTGAATCAAAATTCAATATATTTTTACACGTATTTTCATATTCCATTTTTTTTATTTTACGTCTGTTTTCTATTAATATCTGATGGTAATTTGTAACATCAAAAATGATTTATCTCTAAATTTTCATAATGTCTTATCACCATTTTTGAAATTTAGATGTCTAATTTAATACGGTTAAAATTAATACCTAATCTATGGTAAAAATCCCTGACCCTATTATTCAGTTTATTGAAACTCAGGGAATTTTTGTAGTGGGAACGATTAGTGGCAATAAATTTGTTAATGTTTCTCCTAGAATTTTCTTTCATGTTGATGAAGATGTAATTTATTGGTTGGATTTTTTCAAACATAAATCATACAAAAACATGCAAGTAAATCCTTTGGTTACTGTTTCTGTTTTTAACAAAGATGAACTGAAAGGATATCAGTTTAGAGGAATTGTTAGTTTTATTACTGATGAACCTGTAAAATCTGAAATAAAAAATTTAATTATAGACAAAGTCTTAAAATCAAACTCGTCTCCTAAGCTCAAATCTCTTTCAGAAAAAGAGGTAAACGTAATTCAGTTTGAACCCCGTGTTTGCTATTCATTAAATCCTGAAGAATACTCCAACTTATCAATTGGCTCAGATGTGGATTCTGAATACTTTTTTCAGAAATAACTCCTTTCTCACAACTCTTATGCGTATAATGCATGGTAAGGCTAATTTGTTATAGCTACAATTTCACTTGTTAAAATAGATTTTAATATGACAAATCGCTCTTTAGCATTTAGTTACTGATGTCTGAATCTACTGAAAAAAAATTGGATGCAACAGGATTGTTTTGCCCTGAACCTGTATTTCGAACAAAAATTGAAATTGAAAGAATGCAAGTAGGTGAAATCATAATTGTATCTGCTGATGATCCAGCTGCAGAAGACGATATTTCGAGATGGGTTACAAGAAATGGCCACGAATTACTAGATCTGTCTAAAGATGGCGAAACAATTACTTTTAAAATTAAAAAGGTGAAATAATTCTAATCATGACTGCTGTCACTGATACTGATGTCTTGAATCGTGTAGGCAATACACCTCTTGTGAAATTAGATTCGCTTTCACATGATAATGTAGAATATTTTGCAAAATTAGAAGGTCATAATCCATTTGGCTCTGTCAAAGACCGAGCTGCATATTGGATGATTAAAGATGGTGAAGAAAAAGGGATTCTGACAAAAGGAAAAAGCATAATCATTGAACCTACTTCTGGCAATACTGGTATTGCGTTAACTGGAATTGCAAATGTTTTAGGCTATAAAGTCGAAATTGTAATTCCTGAAAAAGCAAGTAATGAAACAAAAGAGATTATTCGAAAATTGGGTGCTAAAGTATTTGAAACAAGTGATGATTTGTGTCCAAAAGTTGGTGCTGGAACTGATCAAAGCATTGCACTTGCTACATCCATTGCTTCATCTAGACCTGATACCTATTATTCTCCCAATCAATATGCCAATGAAGCAAATTTTAAAGGTCATTATGTTGGAACAGGACCTGAAATTTGGAAACAAACTGAAGGTAAAGTAACTCATTTCTTTACTGGTGTGGGTACTGGTGGAACAATCACCGGTATTGGTGCTTTTTTGAAAGAAAAAAATCCTGATGTAAAAATAATTGGTTGTCAACCTCAACAAAACCATTTGATTCAAGGTTGGAGGAATTTTGAAGAATCAGCAAAACCTGATTTGTTTTTAAAACGAGAAAATGTTGTCGATGACTGGGTTTCTGTTGATAATGACGAAGCATTCTCTGTTGTAAAAGAAGTCTATACTAAAGACAAACTCTTGATAAGTCCTTCATCTGCTGCTGTATATGCATGCATGAAAAAATATCCTATTGAAGGAGATGCATGCGTAGTTGGAATTTTTGCTGATGATGGTAGGAAATTCAAAAGTGTATATGCAACTCAAAATGTAATGACTGAAGAAGAATTTGATACTTCTTTAAAAGATGCAAAATACATGTCTGAATTGGCTTATTGATAATTATTCAAGAATTTTTTTCAAGTGTTTATCGTAAAATTCTCTGAACAATGTATTCATATCCATCTCATGTCGTAAGCATTGATTACTTTGATCTGTAATTTGATTTTTAATTTCTCTACTCCAATGACTTTGTTGTTTATCTTTAGAATTTATAATTGAAGGATTGTCTTTAATTTTCTCCATTGTCTCTAATAATATAGTACTTAATTGTCTCCATTTACTAATTCGTAAAAGAAACAACTGAGACTCTTCTTTATTTACTAAATCCATTATTGCATGAACTTGATTGTAATACTCTAAACCTTTCTTGTTGTATTTTTCAAAATCTTCTATTCTTTGTTTCCAATATTCTTTAGTTACTTTTTCTTCAATTCTATAACTGAATTGAATTTCTCCTAATGCCATGCCTAATTTTGCTAGGTTGTCACTGTGCTCTTTAGCCTCTTTTTTTAGATTTTCTGGTTTATTTCTCATTGTTTTTGTTTTATTCATCTGACAATAAAGAGTTTAGATTTTTGACTTTGCCCATGTATTTTGTGATTCTTCTGAATATTTTGACATGCATTCTTCACAAAAAGAATCCCACTCTGTAATTCCTAATTTTTTAAAATAATTCACTGACCATTTGTATGGTGGTTCCTTTCTATATTGAAATTGTTGAATAGTGTAAATCTCTTTTTCATGAAATTTATTCAGACATTTTTTGCATTGTGCATTTTTCATTTATCTGCACTTTCAGTGAGATATTTATCAACATCAATTGCTGCCATACATCCAAAAGCTGCAGCTGTTATTGCTTGTCTGTAACTTCGATCATGTACATCACCTGCTGCAAAAACTCCTTCTATATTGGTATACGTTTTATTTTTTAGTACTACGTATCCTTCTTCGTCTAAATCTATTTGACCTTTAAACAATTGAGTATTTGGCTCATGCCCAATAGCTACAAACAATCCTCCTGCATCAAGAGTTGTTTCTTCATTGGTTTTTAGATTTTTTAAAACTGCTTGTTGCATTTTTTGATCTCCTTTAATTTCAATAACTGCTGAATCCCAATGGAATTTAATTTTCTCATTGTTTAATGCTCTTTCTTGCATAATTTTACTTGCACGTAGTTCCCCTCGTCTGTGAACAAGATGAACATTTGTTGCAAATTTAGTAAGAAATGTTGCTTCTTCAATTGCAGAGTCTCCTCCACCAACAACAACAATCTCTTGATTTCTAAAGAATGGTCCATCGCATGTTGCACAATAAGATACTCCTTTACCTCCAAACGTTTCTTCACCTTCTAATCCTAATTTTCTAGGATTGGCTCCTGTTGCAATAATCACTGCCCGTCCTTCATATTCTTCAGATGCAGTTAAAACTTTGAATGGTTTTCGTCTAAAATCCACATCTACTGCAACATCATCTACTATTGTAGTCCCCATTCTTTGAGATTGTTTTCTCATATCAATCATCAAATCTGGACCCATGATCCCATTTTCAAATCCTGGATAATTTTCAACTTCTGTTGTGTTTACCAGCTGTCCTCCTGGTAAAATGCCTGATAAAATCAATGTATCATAACCTGCTCTTGAACAATAAATTCCTGCAGTGTATCCTGATGGTCCTGCACCTATGATAATTACATCATATTTTGTTTTATTTTTGTCTGGAATTTTTGGTTCATCATCTTTAATCTCTAAAACTGATGCATCTGCATCTGCTGCCATCATGATGCTACTAGTCTTAATTCCAATAATTTAAGTGAATATCCTTTTGATTACTCTTTTTCCATTCTTAAAAGAATTTGATCACAAATTCTTCGCATTTCTGAATCTGAACCAACACTTGAAATTCTTACAATGTCTGATGTTGTGATGATTCCTACAATTTTTTCATTTTCTTTCACAGGTAGTTTGTGGATTGATTTTTCTTTCATGGCTTCTGACGCTTCCCAGATCGTTTCTTCTGGATCTATTGTGATCAAAGGAGATGACATCACTTCTTTAATCTCAGTAAATAATGGTCTGCCTTCTGCTGCAACTTTTATTACAAAATCTCTTTCTGTAATAATTCCTATAGGACTGTCATTATCTGTCACTATAACACATCCTACACTCAATCGCTTCATATGTTCTGCAGCTTCTTGTATTGTAGATGATTTCTCTAAAGTAAGTACATTTTTGCTCATTACATCATTTACAAATGTGTTATTCACACAACAGAATCTTAAATCAATTATATGAGATAATTTCTAAATTATCATCTTTGAAAATCAACCTAGGTAATCGTTATATTCTTTAAAATTAAAAAACTACACAGGTTCTACATGGCAATTAAAACAAAGAAAATTCTTGTTCCTCTTGATGGCTCTAAAAATTCAATTCGTGGGTTAGATATGGCTATTCATATTGCAAGACAGTCTCATGGAACTATTACTGCATTGGCCGTTAAATCTGTGCCTGGAATATATGCAATTCATCCTTTAGGGTTTTTAGATTTCACTTCTATGACTGAAGTTAAAAAATTACTAAGTGATGCAAAAATCAGAGCTGCAAAAAAAGGAATTCAACTTACAGGTAAGGCAATTGCAGGAGACCCTGGTTATGATATTGCAAGGTTTGCAAATAACTCTAAAAATAAAATTGATATGGTTGTTATTGGAGCTCGTGGAAGGAGTTCTGCAAAAGAAATTTTCCTAGGTAGTGTTTCTAATTATGTTTTACATAAATCCAAAAAACCTGTACTTGTCGTAAAATGAGTAACAATTTTCAGAAAATTCTTGTTCCTCTTGATGGTTCTGTTTATTCTGAAAAGGCATTAGAACGGGCTTGTGAATTGGTTAACACATTTGATTCTAGTTTAATTTTGATTTATGTTGTAGAAAAATCCCTTCCGATTAATCTGCTTGATCGTAAAGAGTATTTAGATATTCTAAGAAAATTTGGTACTAAAGTATTAAAAAAAGCAAATGTAAAATTAGCAAAAAGAGGAATTACTGCAAAAACTTTTCTTAAAGAAGGAAACATCGTTAGTGAAATTCAAAAAACTGCAAAAAAAGAAAAATGTAATTTAATTATTGTTGGAAATAAAGGGTTAGGTTCTGTTTCTAGATTACTACTTGGCAGCATTTCAAATAAAATTTCTCAGTCTTCTTCTTGTTCTGTATTGATCGTAAAATAAAATCAACTAGCTAACGCATTTACAATATCTGTTTTTGTAATAATCCCTACTAATTTTGAATTTTTTACTACTGGAAGGCCACTAATATCATATTTGATCATTTTAGTTATTGCCTGCTTAACTTCATCATTTTCATTGATTGTAATTGGTTTGGTGGACATGATGTCTGTGGCATGAAATGGAAAGAGATAACTCATCTGATTTGAATGCATTTCTTTTAATCCTTTTTTGAATTTATACTCTTGAACTTCTTTAGGATCTGCAGATTCTGCAATCCATTGGGGAATTTTAGCAGGAACAAAATCTCTGAAGGTTACTATGCCTACTGGAATTTGATTTCTTTTGATAATTACTCTTGAAATACCATATTTGATAAGCAAACTTTCAATGTGTAAGATTGGATCACTTGGGGCACTTGTTATAACCTCTGTTTTCATAATCTTTGAAACTTTGATTGAATCTGAGCTTTTTGTTAGAAATGCCTTTACTAGATCTGTCTTTGTTACAATTCCTTGAAGTGTTTTGTTTCTGCCAAGTATGATCACTAAACTAATTCTGTGTTTTTTCATTAATTTTGCACAATCTTTGACAGAGTCTTCTTTAGTTAATGTATACAGATTTTTAGGTTTGAAATCTTTTGCTTTGACTGAATTGATTGGTTTTGTTCCTAGTTCATAGATTTTTTTTGCAATATCCTTTTCTGTAATTACTCCTATTGGATTTTTTTTATCAATTACAATTACTCTTTTTACTTTTTTCTCTAGTATGATCTCTCTTGTTTTCAATAACGATGTGTTAGGACTAACTGTAATTGGATTAGAAATTAATTCTGATAATCCTAGATTTTGGATATTCATTACAAACATTTCTAACTATTTGATAAATATATCATTAACAATATCAATTTTGAAAATCATAGTTGGTAATTGTTATGCTGACTTTTTAATTCTGTGGTATTTTATTGAATTATGACTAATTTGGTTCCCGTGTATGTTATTGGACTATCTACTGATGAACCTGCAAATGAAGTTCTCTCATCAAAATTTTCTGGTTCTTTGGAAAAAGTTAAACAAGTATTGCCTGATATTATTGAAGCAAAAATTTCTGTAAAATCTCAAAATACTGAGGGTACTAGAACACATTATGATGTTACTGCTACTGTTCTAACATCTAAAAACCAGTTAATCTATACTGATTCTGATTGGGACATTTTAAAAATTGCCGATAATTTATGTAGAAAACTAGAAGGTGAATTATCCAAACATGATGATAAGCGTCAACGAGAAAGTATTCGTAAGAGGGAGATTTAACCTTGTTTCAAAATATTCTTGTTCCATTTGATCTTTCAAATCAATCTACTAGGGCATTTAAAGTCGCATTGGATATTGCTAAAAATTATAATTCTAAAGTTACTTTACTAACTTGTATTGAAGGTGATGCCTGGCATCACAAATACTATGATGCCCGTGCAGATGCAGAACTAATTAAAAAACAGAAAAAAGTTTCTAAAAAATATCTTGAAAAATTAGAAATGTCTGCAAAGAAAAACAACGTTTCTATCAAATCACAAATAATTGCATCCAAATCTGTTGTAAATGATATTGTAAATTTTGCAAAATCTCGTAAACATGATTTGATTGTAATTGGTTCTCATGGCCGAACTGGTTTTGATAAATTACTTTTAGGAAGTGTTGCTAATGGTGTTTCCCAAAAAACTAAATGCCCTGTACTGATAGTCAAATAGAGGAAATATTGCATTTTGATCTCCATTGTTGGTAGCGGAAGAGTTGGCTCTTCAATTGCATTTCTTTGTGTATCTCATGGACTAGATGATGTTTTGCTTGTAAATAGAGATAGGAAAAAGGCAATTGGTGAAGCATTAGATATTGCAAGTGCTATCCCTGCAAACTCTAAATTCTCTATCAGTGGAACTGATGATTATTCCCGATTATCTGGTTCTAATGTTGTAGTGATTGCTGCAAGTGTTAGTATGTACAAAAAAGCCCGAACTGAAAATATAGATGCACAAGTAAAAATGATTAAAGAAATTGCACAACAAATTAAGAAGTATTGCCCTTCTGCAATAGTTCTAATTGTTTCAAACCCTCTTGATGTTTTAACATATTTCTTCCAAAAAGAAACTAATTTTGATAGATTCAAGGTGATTGGCATTGCATCTAGCTTAGATTCTAGTAGATTCCGCTATTACATATCTGAAACATTATCTGTTCCCCAATCTTCAATCTCAAATGCAATTGTCTTAGGTGAGCATGGTGATTCGATGGTACCTGTTTTTTCTGGAGTAAAAGTTGGCGGTAATCCTCTTTTCTCTATGATTGATACACGTGATGTAATTACAGAAAATGTTCGAAATTATTGGAAAAAGTTACGAAATTATAAAAGCAGATCTCAATTTGGAATTGCCAAAAATACCTTTGACGTCATTAATTCTATTTTGCAGAAAAACAATCTTGAAATCCCCGTTTCTGTTGTTCTTAATGGTGAATATGGTGAAAGCGATGTTGCCATGGGTGTTCCAGTAAAAATTGATCAAAATGGAATATCTGAAATACAGAAAATCAAACTTGATGACACTGAATCCTCTTCTCTAAAAAAATCGTCTGCAAAGATTAGAACTCTTATCCAATCAATTCATACTTGAGATGTTAATTCCTTGAATTTGATTTGATGTTTGGAACAAAATTTTTTGTTTTCTACCTGTGAATGAATCAGTTCCTTTTGCCAGTGTGCATTGTATAGTCTGCATTCTTTATCTTCACAAAATGTATCTCCTGTTTCATAATACATAATGGATTGTAAAACATATCCTTCACTAATTTCCGATATCCTTGAATCATTATAATCTAAAAATACTCCTTTGTATTTTTCTTTAATTTCTTCAGTTTTTTCTTCATTAAAATTAGTCATCAAATCAAGATAGTATTTTTTTGGTTTTGCAGGAGCTTCAATCATCCCTGTAGTGGATATGATTACCGGATTTGGACCAATCCATGTTCTTGCATGGTATCTATAATCTCCTTCATCAAATGTACATGTTAACTTGTTTGTAAAAATTATTTGAAAAATATCATCTTGATTTTCGTCTACAGGAATAAACTCTTTGATGACTTTCTGAAGTTCAAATCCGTCGTACAGAATCATTTCTTTTTTGTTTGACATGTCTTTGTTTTGAATTTCCATTTGGGTTTCATATGTTGAAGGTAGGTGTGTTTTAAACGGTTTTTTTAAATCAAAAATCCTGCAACTTGCAATTTTTTCATATATTGTTTGATCGTGTTGTGCAAAGAAATTTTTTCTTATCTCTGTTTTTACTGGAAATGTATCTGTGATGATTCTCTCTAATTTTTTTAATTGAATTTGAGGTACTGTAGGTTCATCATATAGAATAATTTTAGAAATTTTCACAAAATAACATTATTGGTATTGTTTATCTTTCTAACTCTTTGATTTTAGATGCTGCAATCTCAGCTGCTCTTTTACCTGAAAATAGCATTGAACCAAATGTTGGTCCCATTCTAGCTAACCCGTGGGTTTCAGTTACTGACATTCCGGCTGCAATCAAACCTGGATAAATTTCACCTGTTTTGTGAACTACATGTTCTTCTCCGTCATTTACAAACATTGGTTCCATTCCTTTCCATTCTGCAAGTCCTCTATCTACC is drawn from Nitrosopumilus sp. and contains these coding sequences:
- a CDS encoding multicopper oxidase domain-containing protein, translated to MKQNTTLYVIVGVVIGISLAFVAFIQSPEIQTSVAESTDIYPKFENPNPQTLHYTLIAQDAEIEVNPGVRAKVWTYNGTVPAPTLRFSEGDDVTVKFVNETPYAHTIHFHGTHDSVNDGVFPMIMPGEEYTYHFVAEEAGLFMYHCHAFPTSEHVRMGMFGAMIIDPAIRPMEPAREYFFTLSEFDPTNALEYFTEYYPINGYAGQYMDHPIKVVSGELNRFYVVGIGGVLQSPFHIHSTIMQVYPSGILWNEPYFAQTHLIGNGDTAIIEATWDTPGKYLFHVHGIQEERGSMAIIEVLEDDSSLKDIQTPSNNKGSYSMIKWQEDLIKTLEAPELIIYENLGEVKVSTAEKINTDKITIAKDSWNPDIVESYAPTSIEISSGTTVTWTNVDSVVHTVTDNEDSFDSGFIQAGNTWSYTFKHPGEIDYLCTLHPWMTGTVSVK
- a CDS encoding hemerythrin domain-containing protein — protein: MSATNQLRADHDQVKRLEKIVFKCSDELKQGTDIPFSDLTKITIVISEFVDTIHHSREEDFYFPCVASHESLKDEIHRFLVEHEFGRNVARLISRHLKLWKTGSDEREPVSRYLKAYGVFLKDHLHKENKFFDDAEAQVLTKQEESEMYEEYKSVFAIVKKAEDMILEIDSLESCSWYQK
- a CDS encoding transcriptional regulator, with the translated sequence MVDLIDETADYVLELSSPQRLNILFKLLGKNLTPSTCAKEVDATRQEVHRNFTRLEKNGLIKKTMDGTYALTTFGKSICTQVPSLVFLMQNRKYFENHDFGDIPNKFNMRCGQLAISNRVKGVSKVLEQWKNIYKNSEDYIYEVIPEVPLDIIEPLVKQVKNGVKFHYIFSESTVVPKGRKALLKKLGFDKLIEKGLVERRMVAKIQTTLVLNEKEACVMFPGNEGEPDITEMFYSDDPLFHEWCLDYFRYCWYGSDIFKESKLKE
- a CDS encoding pyridoxamine 5'-phosphate oxidase family protein, producing the protein MVKIPDPIIQFIETQGIFVVGTISGNKFVNVSPRIFFHVDEDVIYWLDFFKHKSYKNMQVNPLVTVSVFNKDELKGYQFRGIVSFITDEPVKSEIKNLIIDKVLKSNSSPKLKSLSEKEVNVIQFEPRVCYSLNPEEYSNLSIGSDVDSEYFFQK
- a CDS encoding sulfurtransferase TusA family protein translates to MSESTEKKLDATGLFCPEPVFRTKIEIERMQVGEIIIVSADDPAAEDDISRWVTRNGHELLDLSKDGETITFKIKKVK
- a CDS encoding cysteine synthase family protein; this encodes MTAVTDTDVLNRVGNTPLVKLDSLSHDNVEYFAKLEGHNPFGSVKDRAAYWMIKDGEEKGILTKGKSIIIEPTSGNTGIALTGIANVLGYKVEIVIPEKASNETKEIIRKLGAKVFETSDDLCPKVGAGTDQSIALATSIASSRPDTYYSPNQYANEANFKGHYVGTGPEIWKQTEGKVTHFFTGVGTGGTITGIGAFLKEKNPDVKIIGCQPQQNHLIQGWRNFEESAKPDLFLKRENVVDDWVSVDNDEAFSVVKEVYTKDKLLISPSSAAVYACMKKYPIEGDACVVGIFADDGRKFKSVYATQNVMTEEEFDTSLKDAKYMSELAY
- the trxB gene encoding thioredoxin-disulfide reductase — protein: MMAADADASVLEIKDDEPKIPDKNKTKYDVIIIGAGPSGYTAGIYCSRAGYDTLILSGILPGGQLVNTTEVENYPGFENGIMGPDLMIDMRKQSQRMGTTIVDDVAVDVDFRRKPFKVLTASEEYEGRAVIIATGANPRKLGLEGEETFGGKGVSYCATCDGPFFRNQEIVVVGGGDSAIEEATFLTKFATNVHLVHRRGELRASKIMQERALNNEKIKFHWDSAVIEIKGDQKMQQAVLKNLKTNEETTLDAGGLFVAIGHEPNTQLFKGQIDLDEEGYVVLKNKTYTNIEGVFAAGDVHDRSYRQAITAAAFGCMAAIDVDKYLTESADK
- a CDS encoding CBS domain-containing protein → MNNTFVNDVMSKNVLTLEKSSTIQEAAEHMKRLSVGCVIVTDNDSPIGIITERDFVIKVAAEGRPLFTEIKEVMSSPLITIDPEETIWEASEAMKEKSIHKLPVKENEKIVGIITTSDIVRISSVGSDSEMRRICDQILLRMEKE
- a CDS encoding universal stress protein, with product MAIKTKKILVPLDGSKNSIRGLDMAIHIARQSHGTITALAVKSVPGIYAIHPLGFLDFTSMTEVKKLLSDAKIRAAKKGIQLTGKAIAGDPGYDIARFANNSKNKIDMVVIGARGRSSAKEIFLGSVSNYVLHKSKKPVLVVK
- a CDS encoding universal stress protein → MSNNFQKILVPLDGSVYSEKALERACELVNTFDSSLILIYVVEKSLPINLLDRKEYLDILRKFGTKVLKKANVKLAKRGITAKTFLKEGNIVSEIQKTAKKEKCNLIIVGNKGLGSVSRLLLGSISNKISQSSSCSVLIVK
- a CDS encoding CBS domain-containing protein, with protein sequence MNIQNLGLSELISNPITVSPNTSLLKTREIILEKKVKRVIVIDKKNPIGVITEKDIAKKIYELGTKPINSVKAKDFKPKNLYTLTKEDSVKDCAKLMKKHRISLVIILGRNKTLQGIVTKTDLVKAFLTKSSDSIKVSKIMKTEVITSAPSDPILHIESLLIKYGISRVIIKRNQIPVGIVTFRDFVPAKIPQWIAESADPKEVQEYKFKKGLKEMHSNQMSYLFPFHATDIMSTKPITINENDEVKQAITKMIKYDISGLPVVKNSKLVGIITKTDIVNALAS
- a CDS encoding universal stress protein; protein product: MFQNILVPFDLSNQSTRAFKVALDIAKNYNSKVTLLTCIEGDAWHHKYYDARADAELIKKQKKVSKKYLEKLEMSAKKNNVSIKSQIIASKSVVNDIVNFAKSRKHDLIVIGSHGRTGFDKLLLGSVANGVSQKTKCPVLIVK